The genomic segment ACTAGCAATGACAACTTTGGTTGATTTCATCTTTTCATATTGAGGCTAAATGTGGCCCAATATTATTAAATCTATTGAGACAGACAAACTCAGCATAGATCAGGAAACCAACTTGAAAATTTCCTGGTCTACATGTTCAGCTAACTCCCTGGATAAATTAGTTGAGCCATTGGAGGTGTACACCACATATGTCAATTTTTACTTTAAACCATTAAAGCAAAAAACTATACTGACCTGAATTATTTTTGACCATGTGTTTAGCAATTGGATAAGAATATAAGTTAGTcaagttctttttttaaaaaaagtatggAAATCCTTTCATTCGTTACTAAAGCTGTTCACATGTATGTACTTTTTTCCTATTCTGTAGAAATTTCCAGAAATAAGAAACACCCTTAATGCACTAAAATGATAGAATAAAATAATAGGGCAAAATTGTTGCATCCGCAGGGTCCGTTCACAGAGTATATTCATGTATGAGAGAAAGGGGACAACGTGGGCTAACTAAAACAATGGATAATAGGCACATGGTATCTCTGTGACTACACAGATTCCTTTATCTAGTGTAGGTGGAGATGAAGGAGTCGGAACTGAATACTGTTTTGTTAGTGCAATAAAAGGAATCATTGTATGCAAATGTAATATGTAGAACGCTACAGACCATATGATCACCAATTACAAAAGGCGTTGGGTTGATGCTGACACGGAGGAATTGGCATCTTAATTGATTATTTTCCTTTCCAGAACTGAGTGGAGATGAACTGGCCAGTCTTCTACACTGTTCTAATAGGGGTGAACAAGCACTCGACCGGGATCGGACGGATATGGCTGTCTGTTCTGTTCATTTTCAGGATCATGGTGCTGGTTGTGGCTGCAGAAAGTGTCTGGGGCGATGAAAAGACTGGCTTCACCTGCAACACTCAGCAGCCAGGTTGTAATAGTGTCTGCTATGATCAGTTTTTCCCCATCTCCCACATCAGGCTTTGGTCCCTTCAGTTGATCATGGTGGCCACTCCCGCCCTCCTAGTGGCTATGCACGTCGCCCATAAGCATCATGTGGAAAAGAAGATTTTGCGGATCAAGCAGCTCACCGGAGAAGCTGGGGAAATGGACATTGAGAAAGTGACCAAGCGCAAAATGCACATCATTGGGTCTCTCTGGTGGACCTACGTGATTAGTATCATCTTCAGGGTGATTTTCGAAGTTGCCTTCTTGTACATCTTCTACTTAATCTACCCAGGCTTCAGGATGATCCGCTTGGTCAAGTGCGATGCCTTCCCTTGCCCCAACACAGTGGATTGCTTTGTCTCTAGACCCACCGAGAAGACTATCTTCACCGTCTTCATGCTGGTCGTCTCTGGCGTCTGCGTGCTGCTGAACATAGCAGAGGTGGGCTACTTGATCATCAAGGCTTGTGTGAGACAGTGTCAGAAAAAAGAAACGAGATCCAGTAAAAGTGCATTTTACGGGCGTAAGTTTCCACAATTCAGACCGAATGAAATAAACGAGTTGCTGTCAAATCATGAATCTGCATTTCTTAAAAACAGTAAAATGAACGCTGTTCGGAAAAGTACATCTAATAAAGATGTTTGTAGAACCGCTTGAATTTTAAAACATGACTTCCCTAGCATTGTGTTTAAAGGAACCATCTTTACTGGGCTTAAGACCCTACCCACCACCGCCTGATTCTGGTCCTGTTTATGGTATATTAATGactcttgaatatttttaatatattaacGTCTCTTTAATATTTTTCGAATGCACTTTTTCTATCCTGAAATTTTCATTGTCATCCCTATCACAAAGCAGTGAGACCTATTCGTTTTACATCATTACTATGTTGTTGGGCATTTCCTGTCGCATGCATCTCACTAGAAGATGCCAAGTGTTTGGTTGACGAGACCTGTGTTAAAATAAGCCTACTGTGCATCAATCGTTTCACAAATTCTATAATTGTTTCGCAGATTCGCACATTGTCTCAGTATTTCCCTATTACCAATCGCGGTtggaaaacatttaaaatgtACCAGATTTCATTGATTGGATTGTTCGGCTTTGAATTTGTGAGGAGATTCCGTACCTTAGAGTCTTATTGCTTAGCATTCAAGTAAGGAAACAGGTGACAGTAGACAATACAGGACTCTGCTGAGCATATTACAGTGCATTGTATCATCTCAGTCACCTCGCTTGCAGCCTCACCAATGAGCTCAAGGTTTAAATTGTTTAAATTGCCTTCACACGACCCCAGCTGGAGCTCCTGAGCAGGTGTGAACTTTGCCGATACATGTGCAGAGCTCCCCTTCCAGCAGTTAACATTTCATAACGCCTGTAATTTCGGCGACACTTCGTCCCATTGCTCAAAATTTTTCCACCGAAGATCGGTGTCATCACCAGAGCAAGCAGCCACTTGCGCCGTTTCTCGAGAGTTTCCGCCGTCACACTGGAGGTTCATGCGGGAATTCTACCTCTAAATGTCAAACCGTTCAGAGAGCATGGAAGGCAGCGTGGGCATTGTCTAGTGATTGTCTGGCTGCAAAAAATGAGGTTCAAAACCAGGTCAAAATGCCCAAGAGACCCGTGAGCATTTTTGAACCTAGCTTTGACACTTCACTGTAGTGACATGTGGTGTTAAATGGAAGCGTTATGAGGTCAACCCTCCAAGCAGCTACACACCACTTTGCTTCAGAATTAGATCAGGCCCTGTTTCTAGATTTATGCTCTGTCTCTGCAAAGCGGACAGTGGTCCTAAAGCTGTCATGGGTGTCCCACAGCTTCTAAAATGAACAAGAAAGCATTGGGCACGAGCATTTAAGCGGGTATTAGTTAGTGCCACGTGCATGATGGTGTGTTTATCTTTAATTGTACTTAATGCTATAACATCTCTTCAGTCTGCTAAAAAATAAAATAGCTGTTAATGGAGATGAGTCAAAGGTCAAAAAGATAGCTTTTaagaagtatcttaaaggaggacagagaggtagagaggaggagaggtttaaggagcgaattctagagtttaggtccaaggcagctgaaggttctCAACGATGGTGGAGTCATAAAATATGATGTGCAAGATTGGAGGAGCGCATATATCATGGAGGGTTGTAGGCTtagagaagtttacagagacagagtgtggaaaagtcgtgaagggatttgaaaacagggatgaggaattttaaAGTGAGGCATTGGTGGTCTAGGTGCCGATGTAGGTCAGGAGTTATGGATGAAaaggatttggtgtgagttagactacggacagcagaattttggatggtagaagatgggaggccagccaggagagcactgAAATAGTGAAGCTCAGGGTTAACAAATGTACGGATGAGGGATTCAAGAGCAGATTAGCTGCAACAAAGGCAGAGATGGCCAATGTTGCAGTCTTGATGATGTAGTGGATCTATGGTCAGAAATTCATCTCAAGGCCAAATAGGAAGGTGAAAGTTCATGTTCAGCCTCAATCAGTGACCAGGGAGAGGTTTCTTTCTTGTCATTTGTAAATTCCTGTACATTAAGTTCTTTATTTACATCTGAGGTTAATCCACTGAATTGTGACCAGATGCAAcccccaccaatgggaacaacaaAAAGGGAGGAAACATAAGTAGCGTGCCACTCTGAGGTACTCCTTGCACATCTCCTGGCTTCCATTTACAATAAGGCATAGGAGTTAATTCAGGAGCTGGGTGTTGTCGCCTGTTTCACTTGGGATATGGTACATCATGCATTCAAGCCCCTGAAACATTTTatcaaatcccccactatcaacatcttgggggttaccattgaccagaaactgaactggactagccaaataaatactgtggctacaagagtaggtcagaggctaggaatcctgcaacaagtaactggcctcctgactccccaaagactgtccaccatctacaaggcacaagtcaggagtgtgatggaatactcccctcttgcctggatgagtgcagttcccacagcactcaagaagcttgacaccatccaggacaaagcagcctgcttgattggcaccacatccacaaatgatcagtcctccaccaccgacgcacagtagcagcatctacaagatgcgcagcaggaattcaccaaggctccttcgacagcaccttccaaacccataaccactaccatctagaaggacaagggcagcagataaatgggaacaccaccacctggaagttcccctccaagtcactcaccatcctgacttggaaatatatcactgtcccttcactgtctctgggtcaaaatcctggaactcccttcctaacagcactgtgggtgtacctacaccacatggacttcagcagttcaagaaggcagctcaccaccaccttcttaagggcaattagggatgggcagtaaatgctggccaagccaacaacgccacatcccataaatgaatattaaaaaccGCAGGTCCAAAGAGGGTAGGACCATAGTTTGCTGCCACTTATGATCAAGGCTTGTATATGGGTAATGTCAAATTGGTGTAACATTAGAGGATCCATATCCCAGCAAGGGAATCAACCTTCAGAAGAATTaagaaaatagaaaagaaaaattattttcaCTGGCTTCCTTCATGAGCCATTCTATTCATGTTGCATACGGACAGATAAAAATATATAGATAAGTCTATCAGCATGCTTCCCAATATTGATGGACTAGGATCAGGAAAGGTTGGCTGGTGTGCACTTCTGCTCAGGAGAACGATTCAGATAATTGTGGGGTGGAGAAGTGGGAGTGATTAAGGTGCAAAACAAGGCTAGGATCACAGAGAGGCAAGGGATGTGGAATTGATTGATAAGAGTCAGCAAggtgtcatagagttatacaacaCACCAACAGGTACTTacgcccattgtgtctgtgccggctatcaagcacctatctattctaatcccattttccagcaattggcccatagccctaaatgctatggcatttcaagtgctcatctaaatacttcagCTCTAGAAAATGCTATGTTGTCAATGAGAAAATATGAAGCTTCATATATGCTTGAAAACTTAAATTGAAGATTACTTTAACACAGAAGAATCCATAAAACTGGGAAGTTGCCTTCACTAATGGAAATTTGATAGAATGGGGAGatataaaaaaggaaaaatgtTTATGATGGTAGATAACTACATTATGTGAACTAAGTTACATGTTTGATGAAAATCCTAATGAACACAATATAGTCAGGAAAGTAATATTGACAAAGCCCCATTTGACATCTAACCATGCATATTGTTGTGATGAGGGTCATCTTTGCGAGATTTGAAAATCAAGCCCTTGTCCTAGTTTAAAGTTCAATGCACATAAGGGTCATTGCACATAATGGATCAAACATGTATGCAGCAAAAACACAGAAAGCAATAAGTATTTTCTGCATCACAATCTCTACCCCTTTCCCAAAAATATAGTATAGCCCATAAGTCTATATTTTATATAGCAACTGCATCTCAGGCTGTTTCCCTGGTTTACAGTTGATTGCCTATAGAAATAATGGGTTGATATAGTATTCTAGTCGTGTATTCGCCGTCTGAATTTTAAAGTGCATTTGTAAATGCAGATTTGTAAAACTGTTTTGTTCAAAATAATGCAAGAAGATTCATGGTTTCAAAAAACCAATGTCAGGAAGCTTTTATTTACGCAGAGGGTGATCAATGGCTGTGACTGATTGTCAAGAATGGGGCTGAGGTCAAGATGCACGTTACATTTAATAATCAGATGGATGCTATTTTGGGAAGGCAGTAAGCTGGTATTCTGAAAGAGTGAGATAAAATGGATTGATGAGTCTTCTTTGAACACATTTTGTAATCTTGGATCCTATGTGAAATGAGTTTGGCTATCTCAATCCATTTTCTAATGAATGGGGCTTTAGCAAAAAAAGACTCCCTAATGTAGCAAAAATACAGAGTCCACAGAATCACGAGTGTGAGAAATTGAACAAATGTCTTATTGGTGCAGTAGGGTGGTGTCCTTCTGAGGCTGGGGCAATGAAAGGATTTTACTTTGCATTTAACTGTACTATATCTGacttgggaatgtttgatgctGACACTAGATACCTAAAAGGAGAAGAGTTCCAATTACTAATATCAATCGCTATCGGTATGAACATAGTGcaatattattttaaaaactgaagCTTCCAATTTTCCAAAGTGTGGGCTTCAATGATTCATACAAATGACTATGCACTTTGCCTATCATTATTTCATTCTGACACCAGTCATTAGGCAAGTATGGTATATTATTTTCCTCTCCTGAATTGTTTCAAgattttcttctccctctctccatgctGCATACCTCTTGCCAAGAGGAAACCTGTTTCCTCGTGTCTGCCAATATAACAGGTCATGTTTGCCTATTTATTTTTGTACATTAAACCACATTTGGCCAACTATTTTAAAGCTTTCTTACTAGCTGAGTCAATTAGAGATAACTCAGGAACATTAATAACCAATTCCAAATGGATTTGGTAGTTCATGGGATTAGGAACTGGTCCTTTACCTGTAAAAACCATATTCATTTACAGTCAATATGATGGGCTTGAAGTCTTCACTGGCTATAAAGTGGTGAGTCCAAACAATCACAGTAAGTGTTTCTGAAAGTCCATAATATCAAACTGCCCCTAATTAGCACAAAACCAGCAGTGCCTCTTCAGAGGCCACAAAATGAAAACAAATGTCATATTGGTGCAAAAAATAGCATTCTTAGGGTGAGCCCacatccgtgaatgaataaaaaaggttgAGGCCCATTATTGAGGGATTGTAAAGGAAGCTTTAATACCAATCTAACCACACCATACCTGACATAGAATGCTCGGTCAGGCTTCCTCCCTCACGCTTATCTTTAGGAGTACAAAATAATTACGAAATGACCGTCAATAACCAATTTATTGTTCTTGACTGTTGGAGTATGGAAAATACTTACTGACAGTAGAAAAGGTAACTGTGATGGAAAGTCGCTGCTCCCTGGGATAATACGTTTCCGTTTATAAGCTCATTCAAGTTACATTTATTGTGAGCGGAATCGAAAAACGTTCAAGCATTTTTCATAGTCAACATAAGAAACAGGTTTATTTTCGTGCAGTAATGAATGAAGCAGTGCTATCTGCAAGTCAGGAGTGGAAATAGTTACTTTGGGTAAATACTTAAACCTCCTAAATTGGCGGGAAAACCCGATGTATCGAATGTTTCTTAACTACCTTAACCGTTCAAGAAATTACATTAAAATAACAAATATAATAATTGATAGATTGTGGTGACCTATCCAAGATATAATTGTTCCTTGAAAACAGAGTTGAGTATAAAATGTAAGCTGACCCTCTGGTTGTTTTCTAAAATGAGACTAAAACCACAAATTTCTCGCAGACATATAATTCTGTATCATTGGTTATGACTAACAATCGATTTTTCAAAAGTATTGTATTTCCTCTTTTTGGCACTGTTCCCTTTTGTTCGAGTTTCTGCCACAGTTAAGAAGGCAGATAATATTGGGCAACGCAGTTCTGTTTGCCACTTTCAATCACACTCTGTAGTTGATTGGACATAAAGTGCTCCATACTCACCCTCCCGGGCGCCCCTCGGTCCCCTTCTTTCTCTGAGAACTCACTAAGCGAGGAGATTGGTCGGGGGAGTTCCAGCCAGGTATCCTCCTGCAGACTAATTTGCTGCATGTATCGGAGAGACTATCTCACCACTGAGACTCCTCTCACAGATATAATCAATCCAATATCCCGGAAcgtaagttgttgttattgtagAATAACCATTTTAATAGCCTTAGTGTTTTTAATCTATTTCTGTGAGAATATTAATTTTAGCAATGATGTTCAGGGGAACAAATTTGGAGGAGTTCCTGATCGGCTATTGAGTAACAGACCAGATTGGCGAAGTACCTTAAATTGACTGTGGAAATCTAATAATGGACGTTAAGCTTCTGCACACAGTTGGCTTTCTAAACTCCTCCTGATCAATTTCCTCAATGGACATCACACTAAGTGTTCCAGAACGAGTTTATCTTGTCACATTTACAGGGCTATATTTAATATATTTGTTGCATTGTATACGTGTCACAAGCGGACACTCAAAGCACATTAAAACTAATCCTGCTTTGCAGACTAATCGCCAGTCACCCACCCATCCAGCACTAATCTCTAAAGAAAAAAGTGTCCTGCCATTGCAGATGCCTGAAGACTCCTTCAACGTCCCAGAATTGATTCTGCAGGCACTATTGGAAACCCCAGTATTCGAGAAGATAACTCAGTGTTTCCCATCAGTGACGCCAGTGCTCCTCATACCAACCTTTCTGGGTACAGGTACTCGAATCACACTCAATGCTCTTTCCATCAGCCACTCCAGTTTTCTTTGATTGACATTTACAGTTTCCCTCATCAAAAACTCGGGGATTCTCAGACTGATGCCCAAGGCTTCATGTAGATCAACACTCCAAGTTTTCCTGGTCAGAAATccgggtttttttttaaatttccatcAAGCTCTTCGTCGTCGGTGCTCAAAGCTTCAGTCGTCTGACGTGCCAGGTTTTTCGGATCGATGTTCAAAGTTTTCCACATCAAAGAAAGTTGCCATCAAAGCTTCCCATTTCATGCTATCCAGGATCCCGAGATCAGCATTCATGATTTCATCTTTGGGACATTCCAGACCACTCCTCCCTGACTGACTGATGCCCCAGTGTTCCCCTGCATCCATAGACATTTGTTCCACTCTAACAGCAGTTCTCATTCATGCTCACAGCATCATTTCATTGTGATATGCTTATCAAATCTCAAAAGCTGAATTAAGTCGTGCGAGGTGTTGCCCTTTCCAATGGACATTTTTAGTTAAAGGGAGCGGACCTGATTTTTAAGGGTGAGCTTCGGTTCTGTCCCAAGTTTGGCTAAGTTGAGATTTCGGGATCAGTTCAGAGCTCAAGactattttttgaaaaaaaaaagcccCTCGGGTTCATGATCACTTCTGGTACCTGCAGCATCGAACAGcagaaaatgaataaaaaagaaactgcAGTAGTAAATGACCTTGCACCACTTGTGATTTCAAGTACGTTTAAATCATTCCTAATCAGTATGTTAGTTGGTTGGTTGTTTATATTGTTTTCAATGCGTTTTATTAATATCCAGATTTAAAACTTACATCTGTATTGATATATCTTCTGTATTGGAATCTGTAATACCACATGAATTTGCTGCTGCTGAATGAATGAATGGGAGATCCCACACATTTAAGAAATAACGCCATCAAATTTAATGGGTGTGAAAGCTGGAAATCGAATGGCAATAAAATGTTGGGATCTTTTAAAGCCAATGAATTGTAATTTCGGCTTTCCACCACTGTTCATTTATACTTTGCAATATAGTCGAGTCAGTGTTCTTTCAATCTTCTTTGAAGAAACACAGTAGTTACACTGCTGAAGAGATAGTTTTGACGTCTGTTTTCAGTAAACAACAGGCCTTATTACTGAAACTAAAATTGACACCTTGAAAACAATAATTTAATGGTGTGGAGATGAAAGACTCCTTACTATTAAACGTAATGTTCCCAGATGTACTCACCGTGGCCCACTTTATTGGGCTTTATTTCCTACTTCCACCTTTACTTGTTTACTTTATTTTCTTAACTCCTTCCCATCTCCCGACCACCGGGCACCCTCTACCCGCCAGGTGGCCCATTTCCATTTGCTTAACACCGCTCGTTAACCAGCCACGAGGAGATGCCGGGAAACAGCTAATCGTTACTGCCAGTTTTATTTCTCTGCTTGGGGGATCTTATTAATGGTGGAGACCAGAAACCTTTTCCTCAGCCACTCTGTCGCATGGCATGTAAGCAACTTCAATGCTAGATGGGTCTGGGGCCCATTCAGTGAGGTTTCTCCATATTAAACCAGTCCAATGGTGTCTTTCTTTGTCCAAACGGTTATTTTGAGTAGTTTTCTTGCAACCCCATAAGAATTCCTATTGCAGCTGCTATATATTTTGTTAATGCTAAAACATAtttgcatatgaatgtatgatATAAAAAAATTAGAAATACATTAGTTTCCGATTGAAATGATAAAAAGTATCAGGAAACATagtaaatacaaataaaatatagGATCAGTTCGGACTTAACCTTTTGCATATGGAGTAAATATTGCAATAGCAGTACAAGTGCTACCGATGAACTGTCAGGGTGTGGCATTAATAGCTTTAATATTAATGTTAGCGAAAGATCCGCAGTCAATGTGCAGGACAATAGACCATCCAAAGAGTCGGGGAAGTATCTGGTTAGGAAAACATTTATAGTTATAAAAGTGAATGCCAACATAAATATTCGAATTCAACGTGAAACATTGTGGATCCTGAGATGCTGGGACTGTGAAAATGTCACGTGGAGGAAAGAACTGAACAAGGATgaataatgtaaaataaaaatacgGACAATAATCTGATTTGCCTTTTGGAAGCGGGAGACATCTTACAGATCCTTTCCTCAGCAGATTCAATCGATTAGCTTTGAGTCGATGATAGAATGTTGAATTCATGAATCTTATATGCTGAATATGTTTCCTTGTCTCCTGTTCTGTACGGTTGAGAATAAAGTTACTGTAAGTGCTTGTTATTTCTGACACCAATCTTACATAAATGCGCACACCTTCATGTAAATACAAACATATGTGAGCACATGTCctctcatacatgcacacacatatggaCAAGCACAGAGATTCACTTATGCCCCCGCTTTCATGTTCCTTTGTACACTATCAGCTGGAGGATACACGTTCACAGACAGGCACGTCTGAACATTTAACCACACAGACGCCAATACAAAAGGAAATCTTCAGTCATTTGTGTATATAGTCGATTCAGTGTTAGACCTTTTTAGAACACATTTCTCAAGTAAAAAAAACTATAGAAATGATCCCTAAAAGTGTTAGAACATTTCAATCATTGCTTTTAATTGATAATATTTATTTCAATTTTACAATGGTGTCTGACAGCTCCAAGAAATCAGTTCTAATAACGCGTGCCAGTTCGATTCCCTGCTAATCTCCCTTGTAGAAATCACTGGCCTCTAACTGTGAACTGCCTTCATTGGTGAATCTGTAGTCCCACTGCAGAGGATCTTTATTGTTGCACTATACTAGATTGTCTAAGCCTGCTTCTTTTACGAAAAGGGCTCGGATACAGTGGTGAGTCAGCAAAATGCGATAGATTTGCAGTTCATTAGCAACACCCCCAGCACCATGTTACTATTTTATTTTAATCAGTTCTACCTTTTTCAGTCTGATTTTTTAAATCTAGTGGGTAGTTGGGGGCCTGGGGTACATTTGATACTAATCATTACAGATCACAGCCCTAAAGTATCCTGCGGGGATAAAACTTAATCCAGACCCATTAGTCGTTTAGCGATAAACCACATACAAGGGAGCCGAATATAACTCACTCTAATGTAGCTCATTCTATGTTCACTGTGATGTATGGCTCATTCCTGTTTCTGGAGATTGGTTTTAAGACTCTGCCTTCGACGCTGGCATAAGATACAGTTACACTTACCTCCCACTGGTCCTGCTGTTTGCTATCCAGTGTTCCCGTAACCTTCCTTTCTAATCCCGTTGCTTGCAAAATATTGAACCCCACAGTGATTCGAAGGATTTATTTCAGGAAGTGCTCAACTGCCTTAAAAAATTTCTAAATACCTATAAATGTTGAGACAGTTGGTTAAAAACGTACAATTTATGTCTTCTAATATCTTAACCTGCCGGAAAATTGTGAGCATTTTTGATGTGATTggataatttaaatttaaatttacatTTCCAATAAAATGGTCAAAACCAACATTTAAATTACACAGTTGCCAGAATCTGAAAGGGGCAGAGATCTGATTCCAGGTTAAGCCGTTACAAGGTACATTTAAATAAAACATGTCACAGCATAATTGTAACTCATTTTATTGTAGGACAATTCCCATGGGCAGCTTAAAGTCCTAATATTCATTAATATGTAATTTAGTCCATGAATATTTTGTGCCTTAAATAAACTGTATCCAACGTTTCCGAAATATGGTAACTGAAATCTTATCCTTCTTACTGCACTTTTgtgaagaaaaaaaatgcaaaatattaatatatatatatgtgtcaGAAAGTATGTTGGATGCAATGAGTATACCGTGTTCATATATTTCAACCAATTCATTTTTATGTGATGATTGTACTAATTATTAACTGAATAAACCAACCACActcatacatgtgtgtgtgaattgtggTACATTTATTCAATGCAATTAAAATGGTTTCATTCAGATGCTACTTGAATTTTTGGCTGGGAAAATTATTTGTTGTATCAATTTTTAGAACTAAGTCAATAAAATTGATCTGAAACTCAGAGTGTTTCAATGAAATTGTAAATTAATGTGATATGTTTAATCTTATGAGGGGTTGATTTTATGATCAGAAGGGCAGTTTGTGCTCTGTTGGGTTATAGAGGCTTTCTCCTCTGGGATGTGTGTTCAAATCCAGTCTGAGGGGATGAAACTCTTCTCTACTAACAGAGTTTTAATTAGTTTTGGCAGTTTCAGTCCAGTTCCTAATGGGAATGGACCCATAGCATAATGCTGTCCCTAATTTGGTACTAGTTAGTACTCGTCTCACTCATTGGTTGACTGGTAGAGGAAAAATGCCAGGCCTGCAGTCAGAGATGATTATCTGACAATGGACTTTGTGGAGGCAGAGTAGAGGGAACATTACTCTGCCTTTAAAAGGATTATGCATAATCTACTGACATTAAAACTTGAAACAGAAAGTTCTCTGTTACTGAACATTGATAACTTCACCCTGACAACCACAAAATCCATACGAAGTTCACAAAaaatgaagcagctcatggaggtgcagtgccaaaCCACATTTGGAGACCCAAATTTGCTGTTAAATGGAGTAatttttgctgat from the Carcharodon carcharias isolate sCarCar2 chromosome 9, sCarCar2.pri, whole genome shotgun sequence genome contains:
- the LOC121282482 gene encoding gap junction beta-1 protein-like, giving the protein MNWPVFYTVLIGVNKHSTGIGRIWLSVLFIFRIMVLVVAAESVWGDEKTGFTCNTQQPGCNSVCYDQFFPISHIRLWSLQLIMVATPALLVAMHVAHKHHVEKKILRIKQLTGEAGEMDIEKVTKRKMHIIGSLWWTYVISIIFRVIFEVAFLYIFYLIYPGFRMIRLVKCDAFPCPNTVDCFVSRPTEKTIFTVFMLVVSGVCVLLNIAEVGYLIIKACVRQCQKKETRSSKSAFYGRKFPQFRPNEINELLSNHESAFLKNSKMNAVRKSTSNKDVCRTA